A region of Oncorhynchus masou masou isolate Uvic2021 chromosome 29, UVic_Omas_1.1, whole genome shotgun sequence DNA encodes the following proteins:
- the LOC135520039 gene encoding prostaglandin reductase 3-like codes for MSTSFLLRKGKRVFSIIGEVCRGTDALSRVHFISRRFIVDLSYSTHFMDFQGSSIPSSMKKLVVTKLSQNFRDAVALQTVPVPTPGDGDLLVRNRFVGINASDINYSAGRYDPSVKPPFDAGFEGIGEVVGLGLSASARYTVGDTVAYFADGAFAEYTVIPMIKTVPVPAVKPEFLTLLLSGATAYIAMKRLGALVKGETVLVTAAAGGTGQFAVQFAKQAGCHVVGTCSSNEKAGFLKTIGCDRPINYTSEDLSATLRKEYPQGLDVVYESIGGRIFDMAVNNLANKGRLIVIGFISGYQTASGVPTVKGGTLPVKLLQKSASVRGFFLPHFLADYKEAIGSMMQMFAKGKLVCEVDCGDMAPEGRFVGLESIFRAVDYMYAGKNVGKVVVEVTPPSLESKL; via the exons ATGTCCACCTCTTTCTTGTTGAGAAAAGGTAAGAGGGTGTTTTCGATAATCGGCGAGGTCTGCAGAGGAACCGATGCACTTTCCAGAGTTCATTTTATATCGCGCCGTTTCATTGTAGATTTGTCATACTCCACGCACTTCATGGATTTTCAAGGTTCTTCGATACCGAGCTCCATGAAAAAGCTGGTCGTAACGAAGCTCAGCCAGAATTTCAGAGACGCCGTTGCCTTACAAACTGTTCCAGTCCCGACACCTGGCGACGGGGACTTGCTTGTCAGAAATCG ATTTGTTGGAATCAATGCCTCGGACATCAACTACTCAGCAGGCCGCTACGACCCTTCGGTGAAGCCACCGTTTGATGCCGGGTTCGAGGGCATTGGCGAGGTGGTCGGACTCGGCCTGAGTGCCAGCGCCCGCTACACCGTTGGCGACACCGTGGCCTACTTTGCTGATGGGGCCTTTGCAGAGTACACGGTGATACCCATGATCAAGACCGTACCCGTACCCGCGGTGAAGCCAGAGTTCCTCACCCTGCTGTTAAGCGGTGCCACGGCTTATATCGCCATGAAGCGGCTTGGCGCCCTGGTGAAGGGCGAGACAGTGCTGGTGACGGCCGCTGCCGGTGGCACGGGCCAGTTCGCCGTGCAGTTTGCCAAACAGGCCGGCTGCCATGTTGTGGGCACCTGCTCCTCCAATGAGAAGGCTGGCTTCTTAAAGACCATTGGCTGCGACAGGCCCATCAACTACACGTCCGAGGACCTGAGCGCCACGCTGCGCAAAGAGTACCCACAAGGCCTGGACGTAGTCTACGAGTCCATAGGCGGCAGAATCTTTGACATGGCGGTCAACAATCTGGCCAATAAGGGCAGGCTGATCGTGATTGGGTTCATCTCAGGGTACCAAACGGCATCAGGGGTCCCAACTGTTAAAGGAGGGACTCTGCCCGTGAAGCTGCTCCAGAAGTCAGCCAGCGTGAGGGGGTTCTTCCTACCTCACTTCCTGGCTGACTACAAGGAGGCGATTGGAAGCATGATGCAGATGTTTGCTAAAGGGAAGCTGGTGTGTGAAGTGGACTGTGGGGACATGGCCCCCGAGGGCCGTTTTGTGGGGCTGGAGTCCATCTTTAGGGCTGTGGACTACATGTACGCGGGGAAAAATGTTGGAAAGGTGGTGGTTGAGGTGACTCCACCCTCACTGGAGAGCAAACTGTGA